In Ictidomys tridecemlineatus isolate mIctTri1 chromosome 16, mIctTri1.hap1, whole genome shotgun sequence, a single genomic region encodes these proteins:
- the LOC144371250 gene encoding vomeronasal type-1 receptor 90-like, producing MVHGVINLRSTFYSEVGIGILANTILLLFHVIKFLCDKRLKNTNMIISLLALAHLLMLLTMGFIAADTFTSQVGLWDDVTCKSVAYLYRLMRGLSISATCLLSVLQAITLSPRSSCLAKFKPKSPQDSLKSLLFLWVFYMSFSAHFSISAVDNSTVTSQSLIFLSDSCIILPMSYFLRHLFTVLGALRDVFIIGLMALSSGYMVTLLHRHKRQCQHLHSTSLSPKASPEQRATRAILLLMGIFMLMYSLDCIVSSSRTMWNNDPVCRSVQIMVSNGYATISPLVIIFTARHNVTFLKCSWGKDSQH from the coding sequence atggtGCATGGTGTTATTAACTTAAGAAGCACCTTTTACTCTGAAGTTGGAATTGGAATCTTGGCCAACACCATCCTCCTTCTGTTCCATGTCATCAAGTTCCTGTGTGACAAGAGGCTCAAAAACACGAACATGATCATCAGTCTCTTGGCCCTAGCCCACCTCCTGATGCTGCTCACCATGGGGTTCATAGCTGCAGACACTTTTACATCTCAGGTGGGGCTTTGGGATGATGTCACATGTAAATCAGTTGCCTACTTGTACAGGTTGATGAGGGGCCTGTCCATTTctgccacctgcctgctgagtgtcTTGCAGGCCATAACCCtcagccccagaagctcctgCTTGGCAAAGTTCAAGCCTAAGTCCCCACAGGACAGCCTGAAGTCTCTTCTCTTCCTGTGGGTCTTCTATATGTCATTCAGTGCCCACTTCTCTATCTCTGCTGTTGACAACTCCACTGTGACCTCACAGAGCCTTATATTCCTCAGTGACTCTTGCATTATTTTACCCATGAGCTACTTCCTCAGGCATTTGTTTACCGTCCTGGGTGCATTACGGGATGTCTTTATAATAGGGCTCATGGCCCTCTCTAGTGGGTACATGGTGACCCTCTTGCATAGGCATAAGAGGCAGTGCCAGCACCTTCACAGCACCAGCCTGTCTCCAAAAGCCTCCCCAGAACAGAGGGCCACCAGGGCCATCTTGCTGCTCATGGGAATTTTTATGCTCATGTACTCTTTGGACTGCATTGTCTCCTCTTCAAGAACCATGTGGAACAATGACCCTGTGTGCCGTTCTGTCCAGATCATGGTGTCCAATGGCTATGCCACCATCAGTCCTTTGGTTATTATCTTCACTGCAAGACACAATGTTACCTTTTTGAAATGTTCGTGGGGAAAGGAcagtcaacattaa